The stretch of DNA CGCGGCTCTGGGCGGCGACGCCGTCGCCCTCCGCGATCTGCCCCGAGAGGTACAACAGGGCGCCTCCGCCGTCCAGTTCGACGCGGGCGACCTGGGAGTAGGGGCCCAGGGGCCGGGGCGCTGACGCGGGGTTGTCGATGGTTATGTTCATGGTGAGGCTGCTGCTCCTGTTCGAGGCGGGTCTGCTACTGGGTGTTCCGGGAACGGATGTGGGCGACCGCCCGCGCGATGTCCTCGTGGACGACATCCGGGTCGGCGGCGGCAGCCTTGTAGTGGGCCAACACGGCTTCCATGGCGGGCAGTTGGGTCACTTCGGTCGCGAGCGCGACGTCCTTCACCGCGAGGTCGCTGCCGAAATGCACATCAGTGGCGAAGGCGCGGCCCACCGCGCCCCCGAGCGGCCCTCCGGCCAGCGCCCCCTTGGCCGTCCCCTCGTCAAGGCCCAGCGCGTCCGCCAGTTTCATCGCCTCCGCCACGAGGGCCACGCCTCCGATGACGGCGGTGTTGACGACGAGCTTCAGCGCCGCGCCCGAACCGAGCGGTCCCGTCCGGGTCACCGGGCCGAAGCAGGCGAGGACCCCCTCCACCCCGTCCGCATCGCCGCCCGCCAGAATGCCGAGCTTCCCCGAGGCAGCCTTGTCCGTGCTGCCCATCACAGGGGCGTCCACGAGGGTCACGCCGTCCGGCACCCTCGCCCCCAACTCCCGTACGACATCGGGCCCCACGGTGGACATCTCCACCCAGTGGGCGCCCGCCCGCAGCTCCGGCACGATGGCGTCGGTGACGGCACGCACCGCGTCGGGGCCCGCCAGCATGGTGATGACGACATCGGCGTCACGCACGGCTTCCGCGGGGTCAGCGGCGATCCGGGCCCCCTCAGACACCAGCGGCTGCGCCTTCTCGGCCGTCCGGTTCCAGACCGTCAACGGATGCCCGGCCGCGAGGAGTTGGCGTGCCATCGGCGTGCCCATGTGTCCGAGGCCAAGAAACGCGATCTTCTTCATGCCTCCGACGCTAGGGCCGGGTATGCGATGCGACAAGCGAATGTCTAGCATGCCGGCCATGCCGACTCCGCATACCGCACGGATGGACCAGATCGCACAGACCCAGGTCCAGGTCCAGACCCAGGCCCCGACGCCGCCCGACCTCTCCACCGTCTGGCTCCGCGTCTTCCTGGACGTCGCGCGGCACGGGTCCTTCACCGTGGCCGCCCGCGACCTCGGCTGGACGCAGTCCGCCGTCTCGCGGCAGATCTCCTCACTGGAGGCGGCCCTCGGCGGCGACCCGCTCTTCGACCGGCTGCCGCGGGGCGTACGCCTGACCGCGCACGGCCGTACGCTACTGCCGCACGCCGAGGAAACGGTGGCCCGACTGCGCGCCATGCAGCGGGAGTTGGCCTCCCTGCGCGACCTGACCGGCGGAACCCTGCGTTTCGGGGCGTTCGCGACGGCCGACGCGGCGCTCGTGCCACGGGCCATCGCGGCGTTCCGCGCCCGGCACCCCGGCGTGACGCTCACCCGTGAGGAGGGTCTGACGCCCGGTCTTCTCGCCCGCCTCGGGGACGGCGGCCTCGACCTCGCGATCGTCTCCTCGACGGGCGGCGCGCTGAGCGGCGACATGGACGCGTACGAGCTGCACCACATCCTGGACGAGGGGCTGTACGTCGCCGTCCCCCCGGCCCACCCCCTGGCGGGCCGCGACTCCGTACGCCTGCCCCAACTCGCCGGGGAGGACTGGATATCCGGCAGCGCACACGCCGAGGGAACACTCCTGGAGGAGGCGCACCGGCACGGCTTCCGACCACGGGTCGCCCATGTCGTCGCCGAGTGGACCGCCAAGCAGGGCTACGTGGCCGCAGGCCTCGGCGTCACCCTCGTGCCCGCCCTCGCCGCCGAGTCCGTCCGCCCTGACATCACCCTGATCCCGGTGCACGACGAGGACGCGCCACCACGCACCGTGTACGCGGCGACCGCTCGGGGCCGGGCGGCTCCACCGGCGGCGGAGCCGTTCCTGGAGGCGCTGCGCGCTCAACTCAGTTGACCCGCCGGCCCCGGCCAGCTTCGATCAGCGTTCGGCCCCCCTCCCCGCCGCCCGGAAGGCCCCCATGTCTCCCGCCAAGATGCACGCCCACGAAGCCGACATCGACGCGCGTCTCGTACGTCGCCTGCTCGCCGCGCAGTTTCCCGACTGGGCGCACCTCGCCGTCGAGCCCGTCGATTCGAACGGCACCGTCAACGCCATCTACCGTCTCGGCGACGACATGGCCGTGCGGCTCCCCCGTATCGAGGGAGGCGTCGGTGACGTGGAGCGCGAGGTGCTTCTCCTGCCGCGGCTCGCGCCCTCGCTGCCCGTCGCCATTCCCGCGCCGATGGGCAAGGGTGAGCCCGGTGAGGGATATCCCTGGCCCTGGTACGTGTACCGCTGGCTCGGCGGGGAGAATCCGGTGGTCGGCGGTCTTGTCGAACCCGGCCTGTTCGCCGCCGACTTGGCCGCGTTCGTCACGGCCCTGCGGGGCGTCGATCCCGCCGACGCTCCTGCCGCCTACCGCAGCGGCCCCCTCGCGCCCCGTGACGCCGACACCCGCGATGCCATCTCTCAGCTGCGCGGCGTCATCGACACCGACGCCGCCACCGCCGCCTGGGACGCCGCCCTGCGCGCGCCCCGGTGGGACGGGCCGCCCGTCTGGGTCCACGCCGACCTGCAACCGGGGAATCTGCTCACCGCCGACGGCCGTCTCAGCGCCGTCATCGACTTCGGGTGCATGGGGCACGGCGAACCCGCCGTAGACCTGATCACCGCGTGGAGCCTGCTGTCCGCCGACGCGCGGGAGAGTTTCCGCGCCGCCCTGGACGTCGACGACGCGACGTGGGCGCGTGGCCGTGGCTGGGCCCTTTCGATCGCGCTCATCGAGCTGCCGTACTACCGGACGAGGAACCCCACCATCGCGCGGATCGCCCGCCACGTGATCGGCGAGGTCCTCGCGGATCACGCCGCCGGGGGCCGCTGAGCGCTCCGCTGGAAATGCGGTGATGAAATCCGCGGGCCGGTGGGGGCTGGTCGCGCAGTTCCCCGCGCCCCTTACGGGCGCGGGCCGGGCGTCGCGGAGCAGGCTGGACTTTGCGGACACGCTCTGGCGGGCGCCGCCTTCCTGCCGGGATACTGCGGCCACCCCACCGGCCACGGAAGGACTCCTGTGTCACTCGCGCCCAACGCCTCCACGCGGCTCGCCGCAATCGGCGTCACCCTCCTGCTGTCCCTCGCCGCCGTACCCGCGTCGGCGGCCACCGCACCGGCCGGCACCGCCGAGGAGCAGCGCCTCGACCGGGCGGCCCCGCAGGAGATCCTGCGCCGCAGCGGATTCGACGCCGTGGCCCCGGAGTTCGCGCGGGCCCTCGACCGCGCCCACTCGTACGGCGAAGCCAAGCGCATCGTCGTACGCCAGGGAGACGCACTGTGGCGGCGTGCCGTCGAGCGGGCGCAGGGGCGGGGGACCGGGGCGGGGGATAGCGGGGACCTGAGCCGGGACGACGACCGGCCGCTGTACTGGGCCCGGCTCGGGATGACCCGGGAGCTCGGGCAGTGGGAGCCAGGCCGCTTCGGGGTGAGCGAGTCCCAGCGCGCGCGGCTCATAGGGGAGTTGGAGGACTCCTCGCGCGGGCACGACTCCATCCGCTATCCGAAGAGTCACCCGAAGCAGGACAGTGCGGGCCACCGCCTCAAGCGCGTCCTCGTCACCGGCTTCGACCCCTTCACGCTCGACCGGGACGTCCGCATCAGCAACCCTTCGGGCGCCACCGCCCTCGCGCTCGACGGCACCGTCATCCAGACTGCCGACGGACCCGCCCGCGTGGAGGCCGTCGTCTTCCCCGTCCGCTGGGACGACTTCGCGGAGGGAACGGTCGAGCGCACCCTGCGCCCGCACCTCCCCCGCGTCGACCTCTTCACCACCATCAGCCAGGGCCGCGCGGGACGCTTCGACATCGAGCGGACCAACGGGGCCTGGCGGGGCGGCTTCCCCGACAACGAGAACCTCTCGCGTACGGAGACCGTCCCGGTCGGCGACCCGGCCACGCAGCCCCAGTGGACGTCCACGACCCTCCCGTACAAGGAGATCGTGAGCGCCGGGACCGGCCGCTTCCCCGTGTACGACAACACATCGGTGACCGAGATCCCGGCGGGCCAGAGCGCCCCCGTGGTCCGCCCGGACGGGCCCACCGCCGGATCGACGGCCCGCGAGGGCGGCGGCGGCAACTACCTGTCGAACGAGATCGCCTACCGGGCGACGCTCCTTCGCGACCGCCTGGGCCTTCACGACCGCCTGCCCGGCGGCCATGTGCACACGCCGATCCTTCAGTTCGGGGCGGGCAACACGGACCCCGCGACGGGCAAGATCACCGATCCCGAGTTCGTGCGCAACCGCCTCGACATCATCGCGCAGGTACGGCAGATCCTGACGGCGGCTATGGACGCCCGCCGGTAGCGGCCGACGCCGGGTCGTCCGCCCCTTCCCCGATCTCCTCGCCCACCAGCTCCCGCGCCATGAGCGTCGCGCCCGCGACCGCTCCCGGCATCAGGAACACCGCGACGAACGGGACCAGGAAGGCCACGGCGAGCGGGGTGCCGAAGCCCCACGCCAGTTGCCTGCGGCCGCGCAGCAGCGCGAGGCGTTCGCGGGCTTCGACGCCCCGGCGCTGCAGCGCGACCGCCGTCAGCTCCTCGACGAGGAAGAAGCCCGTCACGCAGAAGCCGACCACCGGGACGACGGTCTGGCCGACGACCGGGATGAAGCCGAGGGCGAAGAGCAGCACGCCCCAGACCGCGGCCCGCAGGACGATGCGGAGGCTGTCGCGTGCGGAGATCCACAGTTCGCGCCAGAGCGGCAGGCCCGACTCGGGCGCGAACCCGGAGACGGAGATGTCGACCTTCTCCGACAGCGACTCGTAGAAGGGCTGACCCACCAGGAGCGTCACCGCGGTGAAGGTGATCACCGAGAGGAGGAGCGCGAGCGCGAAGAGGAGCGCCGTGAGGAAGCCGCGGAACAGGCCGAGCCACGGCGACGACCAGTCGTCCGCGAAGGGCGTCGCCCAGCCGACGAAGTCCGTGCCCCAGAGGGCGAGCGCGACGAGGGCCGCCGCGTAGAGCACCAGGGTGATCAGGCCGGGCAGCAGGCCGACTCCGTACTGCTTGCCGTGCTGGGCGACCCAGCGCTGGCCCTTCATCAAATAGCCGAAGCCTCGTCCCAGATCACGCATGCGGCACAGCCTATCCGCCGGTCGCGGCCCTGCGGTCCACGGGACGCGTGATGCTGAAGGCCCTCTTGTTGCGCGGGGGTTGGCAGGGTAGACCACGCGTACTGACATCTCTCCAGGAGGTACGTATGGGGATATCCCGGCCATCGAGACCCGTTCTGCTCACCACCCTCGCCTCGGCGGGGGCTCTTGTCCTCACCACCCTCGCCCCCGGCGCCGCGACCGCCGACCCCCGTCCGGGCGGCCGGGACATCCTCCGCGAGGGCTCGCCCCTCAGCAGTACGGAACGGGCCGCAAGGACCCCTCAGAGCGCCGCCGACCGGGCGCTGGGGGCTGCGGAAAGCCCTGGTCTCGACTCCGGTCGCGGCAAGGACCGCGGCAAGGACCGCGGCTACCCCCGCGAGCAGAAGCTCACTCCCCCTCCCGCCAATCCTGACGACAAGTCGATAAAGCTGGGTCTTGCCCCCTACCACTCCATCGCCCCGAAGCTGAACGACATCCAGGGCATCGGCGACCGCGTCAGCGTGGAGATCGCGGGCCGTTCTGCGGGCGGGCACCAGCTCTACCTGGTGACCGTCACCGCCCCCGAGTCGGCCAAGGAGACCGCCAGGCAGGAGCGGATGCGCGAGCTCATCGAGAACGCTCCGGGCGCCGCCGCGAAGGATCCGGCGGTCAAGTCCTCGTACAAGACGCCGGTCTTCATCAACAACAACATCCACGGCAACGAGTGGGAGGGCACGGACGCCGCCCTGAAGCTCATCGAGAAGCTCGCGAAGGCCAAGGACGGCGAGACCAAGGACCTGCTCGCGCGCAACCGGCTGTACTTCAACGTCACGGCCAACCCCGACGGCCGCATCGCGGGAACCCGCGCCAACGCCAACGGCTTCGACCTCAACCGTGACTTCATCACCGCGTCGCAGCCCGAGGCCCGCGCGATGCGGCAGATCGCGATCGACAAGCAGCCCGCGGTCATGATCGATCTGCACGGGTACGTCAACGGCACGCTGATCGAGCCGACGACTCCCCCGCACGGCGAGAACTACGAGTACGACCTCTTCCTCAAGAACACCTACGCCAACGCCCTCGGCATGGAGGCCGCGGTCAACGGCCTCGGGTACACGGAGGAGAAGGACGGCGTGCAGCCCGCCGTCATCCCCTTCCGTGACCAGGAGGAGGGCTGGGACGACTGGCCGCCGATCTTCACCCCGCAGTACATGCCGTTCCACGGCACGGTCGCCGCGCACACCATCGAGTTCCCGATGGCCGTCAACAACGACGAGTACGACGAGCTGCCGGTGCCGGAGCTGCGGCGGCGGTCCGCGATCAACGTGGACATCGCGGGCGCCGCGATGTCGGCGACGCTCAAGTACACGCAGGAGCACCGCACTTCGGTGATCGCCGACCAGATCGAGACGTTCCGGCGGGGCGCGGCGGGTGCGGCGCAGGTGCCGGTCTCGCCGGAGACCGTGCCGGGTGTGCCGGGCATCGGTCCTGAGGACGTCTACACGACCGAGTTCCCGCGTGCGTACGTGATTCCGCGGGGCGAGGCGAAGGGGAACGGGAAGGGCGGGCGCGGCCAGCGCTCGGAGGCCGCCTCCTCGCGCCTGGTGGATCACCTGCTCGACAACGACGTCGAAGTGCGGCGCGCGACGCGGGACTTCAGACTCGGCGGCACTTCGTACGCAGAGGGTTCGTACGTCATCGACATGCACCAGCCCAAGCGCGGGCTCGCCAATGTGATGCTCGCCGACGGGCGGGACATCAGCGACAAGGTGTCGACCATGTACGACATCTCGGGGTGGAGCCTCGGGCGGTTGTGGGGCGCGACGGTGGACTCGGTGAAGGGCGGCTCGCTGTCCGGTGTGCGGACGCGCGTCGTGGACGCGGCTGCACGGGTCGGTCATGTCGCGGGGCGGGGGAATCTCCGGCTGCGGCTCGATGACGCGCGGGAGGTGGCTGCGCTCAACTGGCTGCTGGCGCGGGGCACTTCCGTGCGGGCCGGTGACGGTGACGGCGACAGTGACGGGAGTGTGATTCTGCCGTCGTCGGCGCGGGGTGCGGCGGTCGTCGCCGCGAGGAAGTACGACGTCGCCTTCGACGCGACCAAGGCGAAGGGTGGCGCTGTCGTGCGGGCCACGCGGGTGGCGGCGGCTGTCACCCCCGGGGAGCTCTTCGCGCTGCGTGAGATGAACTTTGACGTGGTGCCGGTTTCGACTTCTGTGCTCAACGCGGGCTTCGACTGGAAGAAGTCGGGTGCGGACGCTTTGTTCGTGTCGGCGGGGCTTTCTTACGGGGAGCTGAACGCGGGGGCGCGGGCCGGGCTCGACGCGTTTCTCGCCGGGGGCGGTGGACTGGTCGGGCGGGGCGCGGAAGGGGTCGCGCTGAACTCCGACGCGAAGCTGCTTGCCGTGAAGGCGGTCTCTGGGAACGGGGATGCGAATGGTGTGGTGCGGGTCGTGAATTCTGGCGGTCCTGTTACTGGGGGTGCGCCTTCGCATTCGTTCGTGTACGCGCCCATGTGGTTCACGGGGCTGGGGAGTGGGGTGCGGGTCGAGCAGTCCTATGGGGGTGGGAATCCGCTGGTGTCCGGGCACTGGCGTCCTGCGGAGGGCGGAGCGGGTGGGCCCTCTGACGCTGCGGGTCAGGCTTCCGTGGTGAGTGGGTCCGCTGCGGGGTCCCGTGTGGTCCTGTTCGGCACCGAGCCGCTCTTCCGGGACCACCCCAAGGGGGCGTTTCCGCAGGTGGGGCGGGCTTTGCTGAGTGTGAGCTGAGGTTGGGGGCGGGGGATTTTTCCCCAACCCCGCCCCTTCCCGAAAACCCGCTCGGCGCGGGGGCCTTTCGAGGCCTTGGTGGCCGTCATCACCGGCTTCGCCGAGTTCGGGGGTCTGGGGGCGGAGCCCCCTGCGCGGCGGAGCCGCCAATAGATACAGCCGGGAAGGGGCGGGGTTGGGGAATTGTCTTGGTCTTGGCGGTAGTTGAAGCACCCAGGGAGGCAACGAATCCACATGACCCGCGAAATCAAAGTCCAAGGCACCACCGCAGCCGGATACGAAGCCGTGCGGGACGAGTTCACCACCATGCTCGCCCAAGAGAAGCCCGACCATGCCGCGCAACTCGTCGCGTACGTAAAAGGAAAGCAAGTAGTCGACCTGTGGGTGGGCCCGGACACCGATGGCGACACGCTCTTCGGCGTGTACTCGTCCACGAAGGGCGCCGCCCACCTCGTCATGGCGCTGCTCGTCCAGGACGGCGCCCTGGAGCTGGATCGCGAAGTGGCCCACTACTGGCCGGAGTTCGCCGCCGGGGGGAAGGGGGACGCCACCCTTCGGGAGCTCCTCTCGCACCGCGTCGGCGTCGTCGGCGCCGACACCGGCTTCAGCCCCGAGGAGATCGCCGACGACCGCGCCATCGCCGCCCGCCTCGCGCCCCAGCGGCCGTACTGGCGCCCCGGTACTGCCTTCGGCTACCACGCCCTGTCCATCGGCGCGCTGGCCGGCGAGGTCGTCCTGCGGGCCACCGGGCGGACGCTGCAA from Streptomyces sp. BA2 encodes:
- a CDS encoding NAD(P)-dependent oxidoreductase, giving the protein MKKIAFLGLGHMGTPMARQLLAAGHPLTVWNRTAEKAQPLVSEGARIAADPAEAVRDADVVITMLAGPDAVRAVTDAIVPELRAGAHWVEMSTVGPDVVRELGARVPDGVTLVDAPVMGSTDKAASGKLGILAGGDADGVEGVLACFGPVTRTGPLGSGAALKLVVNTAVIGGVALVAEAMKLADALGLDEGTAKGALAGGPLGGAVGRAFATDVHFGSDLAVKDVALATEVTQLPAMEAVLAHYKAAAADPDVVHEDIARAVAHIRSRNTQ
- a CDS encoding M14 family zinc carboxypeptidase, with the translated sequence MGISRPSRPVLLTTLASAGALVLTTLAPGAATADPRPGGRDILREGSPLSSTERAARTPQSAADRALGAAESPGLDSGRGKDRGKDRGYPREQKLTPPPANPDDKSIKLGLAPYHSIAPKLNDIQGIGDRVSVEIAGRSAGGHQLYLVTVTAPESAKETARQERMRELIENAPGAAAKDPAVKSSYKTPVFINNNIHGNEWEGTDAALKLIEKLAKAKDGETKDLLARNRLYFNVTANPDGRIAGTRANANGFDLNRDFITASQPEARAMRQIAIDKQPAVMIDLHGYVNGTLIEPTTPPHGENYEYDLFLKNTYANALGMEAAVNGLGYTEEKDGVQPAVIPFRDQEEGWDDWPPIFTPQYMPFHGTVAAHTIEFPMAVNNDEYDELPVPELRRRSAINVDIAGAAMSATLKYTQEHRTSVIADQIETFRRGAAGAAQVPVSPETVPGVPGIGPEDVYTTEFPRAYVIPRGEAKGNGKGGRGQRSEAASSRLVDHLLDNDVEVRRATRDFRLGGTSYAEGSYVIDMHQPKRGLANVMLADGRDISDKVSTMYDISGWSLGRLWGATVDSVKGGSLSGVRTRVVDAAARVGHVAGRGNLRLRLDDAREVAALNWLLARGTSVRAGDGDGDSDGSVILPSSARGAAVVAARKYDVAFDATKAKGGAVVRATRVAAAVTPGELFALREMNFDVVPVSTSVLNAGFDWKKSGADALFVSAGLSYGELNAGARAGLDAFLAGGGGLVGRGAEGVALNSDAKLLAVKAVSGNGDANGVVRVVNSGGPVTGGAPSHSFVYAPMWFTGLGSGVRVEQSYGGGNPLVSGHWRPAEGGAGGPSDAAGQASVVSGSAAGSRVVLFGTEPLFRDHPKGAFPQVGRALLSVS
- a CDS encoding EI24 domain-containing protein, which codes for MRDLGRGFGYLMKGQRWVAQHGKQYGVGLLPGLITLVLYAAALVALALWGTDFVGWATPFADDWSSPWLGLFRGFLTALLFALALLLSVITFTAVTLLVGQPFYESLSEKVDISVSGFAPESGLPLWRELWISARDSLRIVLRAAVWGVLLFALGFIPVVGQTVVPVVGFCVTGFFLVEELTAVALQRRGVEARERLALLRGRRQLAWGFGTPLAVAFLVPFVAVFLMPGAVAGATLMARELVGEEIGEGADDPASAATGGRP
- a CDS encoding pyroglutamyl-peptidase I family protein; translation: MSLAPNASTRLAAIGVTLLLSLAAVPASAATAPAGTAEEQRLDRAAPQEILRRSGFDAVAPEFARALDRAHSYGEAKRIVVRQGDALWRRAVERAQGRGTGAGDSGDLSRDDDRPLYWARLGMTRELGQWEPGRFGVSESQRARLIGELEDSSRGHDSIRYPKSHPKQDSAGHRLKRVLVTGFDPFTLDRDVRISNPSGATALALDGTVIQTADGPARVEAVVFPVRWDDFAEGTVERTLRPHLPRVDLFTTISQGRAGRFDIERTNGAWRGGFPDNENLSRTETVPVGDPATQPQWTSTTLPYKEIVSAGTGRFPVYDNTSVTEIPAGQSAPVVRPDGPTAGSTAREGGGGNYLSNEIAYRATLLRDRLGLHDRLPGGHVHTPILQFGAGNTDPATGKITDPEFVRNRLDIIAQVRQILTAAMDARR
- a CDS encoding LysR family transcriptional regulator, yielding MDQIAQTQVQVQTQAPTPPDLSTVWLRVFLDVARHGSFTVAARDLGWTQSAVSRQISSLEAALGGDPLFDRLPRGVRLTAHGRTLLPHAEETVARLRAMQRELASLRDLTGGTLRFGAFATADAALVPRAIAAFRARHPGVTLTREEGLTPGLLARLGDGGLDLAIVSSTGGALSGDMDAYELHHILDEGLYVAVPPAHPLAGRDSVRLPQLAGEDWISGSAHAEGTLLEEAHRHGFRPRVAHVVAEWTAKQGYVAAGLGVTLVPALAAESVRPDITLIPVHDEDAPPRTVYAATARGRAAPPAAEPFLEALRAQLS
- a CDS encoding aminoglycoside phosphotransferase family protein yields the protein MSPAKMHAHEADIDARLVRRLLAAQFPDWAHLAVEPVDSNGTVNAIYRLGDDMAVRLPRIEGGVGDVEREVLLLPRLAPSLPVAIPAPMGKGEPGEGYPWPWYVYRWLGGENPVVGGLVEPGLFAADLAAFVTALRGVDPADAPAAYRSGPLAPRDADTRDAISQLRGVIDTDAATAAWDAALRAPRWDGPPVWVHADLQPGNLLTADGRLSAVIDFGCMGHGEPAVDLITAWSLLSADARESFRAALDVDDATWARGRGWALSIALIELPYYRTRNPTIARIARHVIGEVLADHAAGGR